The window CGCGACTGCGGCAGATCGGGATCGCCAAGACCGAACCCGGCGACGAGAACAATCAGGACATCTCGTCACTGGTCGGCAAGGTCGATATCCGCAAGCTGGAGACCTACGCCCAGAACGATCCCGACGCCTACAGCTACTCCGGCGGCCTTAACCGGGCCAATCAGGGCATCCTCGAATTCGTCGAGATGTTCAAGGCACCGATCAAGATGCTGCATCCGTTGCTGACCGCGACCCAGGAAGGCAACTATATCGGCACCGAGAACATCGGTGCGATTCCGTTTACCGGCGTCATCCTGGCGCACTCCAACGAATCGGAGTGGCAGAGCTTCAAGGCCAACAAGAACAACGAAGCCTTCATCGATCGTATCTGCGTCATCAAGGTGCCCTACTGCCTGCGGGTCACCGAAGAGCAGAAGATCTATGAAAAGCTGATTTCAAACTCGGAGCTGTCCACCGCGCCGTGCGCCCCGGCGACCCTGGAAACGCTGGCGCGCTTTACGGTGGCGTCGCGCCTGCGCAAACATGACAACTCCACGCTGTTTGCGAAAATGCGCGTGTACGACGGCGAAAGCCTGAAAGAGTCCGATCCCAAGGCCCGCAGCGTCCAGGAGTACAAGGATGCCGCCGGCGTGGATGAGGGCATGGACGGCATCTCCACCCGCTTCGCCTTCAAGGTACTGGCGGCAACGTTCAATCACGACACCGCGGAAGTCGGCGCCGATCCCGTTCACTTGATGTACACGCTCGAGCAGTCGATCCGCCGCGAGCAACTGCCCGACGAGACCGAGAAGCGTCATCTGGAATTCATCAAGGCCGAGTTGGTCCCGCGCTACGCGGAATTCATCGGCCATGAGATCCAGAAGGCCTACCTCGAATCCTATTCGGACTACGGGCAGAACCTGTTCGACCGTTATGTCGATTATGCCGACGCCTGGATCGAAGACCAGGACTTCAAGGACCCCGACACCGGTCAAATGCTGGATCGTGAACTGCTCAACCAGGAGCTGACCAAGATCGAGAAGCCGGCCGGGATCGCCAATCCAAAGGATTTTCGCAATGAGATCGTGAAGTTCTCGCTCCGTTCGCGGGCGCAGAACGGCGGCAAGAATCCGACCTGGACCAGCTACGAGAAAATTCGCGAAGTGATCGAAAAGCGAATCTTCTCGCAGGTCGAGGACCTGCTGCCGGTGATATCGTTCGGGTCCAAGCGGGATGGCGAGACCGAGAAGAAGCACGGTGAATTCGTCGATCGCATGGTCGACCGGGGCTACACCGAGCGTCAGGTCCGGCGTCTGGTCGAGTGGTATATGCGGGTCAAACAGGCCGGCTAGGGCTTGCTTGTTTGATGCGTTTTCTTCACGATCGAGAGCGCTGAAGGTCGAAATGCGAAAGCGGCAATGCATATCGTCGATCGACGCCTGAACCCGGGCAGTAAAAGTCTCGAAAACCGACAGCGTTTTCTGCGCAGAGCCAAGGCGTTGGTGCAGCGGGCCGTCAAGGACACCTCGCAGAATCGCAGCATCAAGGACGTTTTGGAGGGCGGGGAGGTTTCGATCCCGCTCGACGGCACCAGCGAGCCGCGCTTCCGGCGCAGTGCCGGCACCCGCGACCATGTGCTGCCGGGCAACAAGAAGTTCATCGAAGGCGATGTCCTGCCGCGCTCCGGCGAGAGCGGTGGGCGACCCAAGGAAGCCGGCGAGGGCGACAGTGAAGATGCGTTTCGCTTTGTCCTGACCCGGGAGGAATTCCTCGACCTCTTTCTCGACGATCTTGAACTGCCGGATCTCGCTAAACGCAAGCTCGCCGAGGCCGAACATGAAGGCATTCGCCGCGCAGGCTATTCGATCGCCGGTTCGCCGGCGAACCTGTCTGTCAGCCGTACCGTGAAACTGGCGACGGCCCGGCGGATCGCGTTGCGGCGGCCGCGGCCCGAGACGATCGAGGAACTGGAGGCGGAGCTCGCCGCGTGCGACGACGAAGAACGGCGTATCGCGCTCCAGGCTCAGATCGCCACGCTGAAGTCCAAGATCAAGCGCATTCCGTTCATCGATCCGATCGACATACGCTATCGCCGCTTCGAAACCGTGCCGAAGCCGGTGGCGCAAGCCGTCATGTTCTGCCTGATGGACGTCTCCGGTTCGATGTCGGAGCACATGAAGGACCTCGCCAAGCGGTTCTACATGCTGCTCTACGTCTTCCTGACGCGACGCTACAAGCATGTCGAGATCGTCTTTATCCGGCATACCGACCGCGCCGAAGAGGTGGACGAGGAAACCTTCTTCCGCGGTCCGGCGTCGGGCGGCACCCTGGTGTCGAGCGCACTGCAGGCCATGCACGAGATCGTCAGGACGCGGTTTCGTCCGGCTGATTGGAACATCTATGCGGCGCAGAGCTCCGACGGCGACAACTCCTACTCGGATGGCGATGTCACAGGGCGGATTTTGACCGAGCTGCTTCTGCCGGTGACCCAATACTTCGCGTATCTCGAAGTCAGCGAGTCGGGCGGTCCGATGGATATGCCGGATTCCGCGCTATGGACCCTTTACCAGCGCCTGAGCAACGAGGGTGCGCCGTTGTCCATGCGCAAAGTCAGCGACCGCAGCGAGATTTTTCCGGTGTTCCGTGACCTGTTCCAGAAGCGCGGAAAGCAGGAGAGGGCCACTCCGTGAATGTAGCATCGGCCGCACCTTTGTATCGCGGCGCCGACTGGGATTTCCAGTTGCTGCAGCGGATACACGATGCCTGCGAAGGCATCGCTTTGTCCGAGCTCGGGCTCAATGTCTATCCCAACCAGATCGAGGTCATCACGGCGGAGCAGATGCTCGACGCCTATTCCTCGGTCGGGATGCCGCTTTTCTACAAGCATTGGTCGTTCGGCAAGCATTTCGCCCATCATGAGGCGTTCTATCGCAAAGGCCTGATGGGGCTCGCCTATGAGATCGTGATCAACTCGTCGCCCTGCATCTCTTATTTGATGGAAGAGAACACGGCGACGATGCAGACTCTGGTCATCGCGCACGCCGCGTTCGGCCATAATCATTTTTTCAAGAACAACTATCTGTTCAAGCAGTGGACCGATGCCGAGGGCATCCTCGACTATCTGAATTTTGCCAAGAGCTACATCGCCCAGTGTGAGGAGCATCACGGCCAGCTGGCGGTGGAGCGGACGCTCGATGCCGCCCACGCACTGATGTCGCACGGCGTGTTCCGCTATCCCGGCAAGAAGGCGCTCGACCTGCGAGCCGAGGAGAAGCGCGAACGCGAGCGCCGGAGCCACAAGGAGCGCAGCTTCAACGATCTCTGGCGCACCGTCCCGTCCGGCCCCGGCAAGACCGCGACTGAACTGAGTGTTGACCGGCGTCGCAGCCTGCTCGGGTTACCGCAGGAAAACATCCTGTATTTTCTCGAGAAATCCGCGCCGCGGCTGCAGTCGTGGCAACGCGAATTGCTGCGGATCGTGCGCCATATCGCGCAGTATTTTTATCCCCAGGGCCTCACCAAGGTGATGAACGAGGGGACCGCAACCTATGTGCACTACCGGATCATGAACCGCCTGCACCAGCAGGAGCGGATCTCCGACGGCAATTTCCTGGAATTTCTGCAGTCGCATACCAATGTGGTGTTCCAGCCGGGTTTTGATGATCAGCGCTTCTCGGGCTTCAATCCGTATGCGCTGGGCTTCGCCATGATGCAGGACATCGAGCGGATCGTGACCAAGCCGGATGACGAGGATCACGAGTGGTTTCCCGACATCGCCGGGAACGGCGATGTCATGGGCGTGCTGCGTGATGTCTGGGCCAACTATCGCGACGAAAGCTTCATCAGCCAATTCCTCAGCCCGCGGCTGATGCGGCACATGCGGATGTTCCATCTGCACGACAATCCCGCGGACAGCGAAGGCATTCGGGTCCAGGCCATCCATGACGAGCGCGGCTATCGCCGGGTGCGCCGTGAGCTGGCGCGGCAATATGACGTCGGCCTGATCGAGCCCAATATCGAGGTCGTCGATGTCGATCTCGCCGGTGACAGGCGCCTGCTGCTGCGCCATCAGGTCGTGAACGGAAGCCTGCTCAACGAGGCCGATGCCAAGCGTGTGCTGCAGCATCTCGCCGATCTCTGGAGCTACGATGTCCTGCTCAAGGAGGTCGATGCAACGGATACGGTTCTGAAGGAACATGCGGTGAGCCCGCGCAAGATCGCCGCGGCCGCCTGAGGCGTCCGTGCTGTAAAAGCGTACTTCACCTGCTTTCACCGCATGTCGCCGACAGTTTTTCGTTTGGGTGTCTTGAACCATCACCTTCTCGCGCGCCAGCGCGATATCCGAGAGAGGGAGCGAGATGGCTGAAGGAGGCTGCAACAGCGTTGCATCGATCCAGCCGGGTCTCGACACAGACCGTGTCACGCGGATCGCGCTGCTTGGTATTCCCATCGAATGCGGCGCATCGGTCCGC is drawn from Bradyrhizobium prioriisuperbiae and contains these coding sequences:
- a CDS encoding SpoVR family protein: MNVASAAPLYRGADWDFQLLQRIHDACEGIALSELGLNVYPNQIEVITAEQMLDAYSSVGMPLFYKHWSFGKHFAHHEAFYRKGLMGLAYEIVINSSPCISYLMEENTATMQTLVIAHAAFGHNHFFKNNYLFKQWTDAEGILDYLNFAKSYIAQCEEHHGQLAVERTLDAAHALMSHGVFRYPGKKALDLRAEEKRERERRSHKERSFNDLWRTVPSGPGKTATELSVDRRRSLLGLPQENILYFLEKSAPRLQSWQRELLRIVRHIAQYFYPQGLTKVMNEGTATYVHYRIMNRLHQQERISDGNFLEFLQSHTNVVFQPGFDDQRFSGFNPYALGFAMMQDIERIVTKPDDEDHEWFPDIAGNGDVMGVLRDVWANYRDESFISQFLSPRLMRHMRMFHLHDNPADSEGIRVQAIHDERGYRRVRRELARQYDVGLIEPNIEVVDVDLAGDRRLLLRHQVVNGSLLNEADAKRVLQHLADLWSYDVLLKEVDATDTVLKEHAVSPRKIAAAA
- a CDS encoding PrkA family serine protein kinase, translated to MYNDSLFNAFARSFEARSEADMSMAEYLESCRDDPMRYANAAERILAAIGEPQMIDTAKDSRLGRIFLNRTMRVYPAFAGFHGMEETIERIVSFFRHAAQGLEERKQILYLLGPVGGGKSSLAERLKSLMEMHPIYVLKAGDELSPVFESPLSLFDPDTLGSVIEERYGIPRRRLSGLMSPWCYKRLEAFGGDISRFRVAKIQPSRLRQIGIAKTEPGDENNQDISSLVGKVDIRKLETYAQNDPDAYSYSGGLNRANQGILEFVEMFKAPIKMLHPLLTATQEGNYIGTENIGAIPFTGVILAHSNESEWQSFKANKNNEAFIDRICVIKVPYCLRVTEEQKIYEKLISNSELSTAPCAPATLETLARFTVASRLRKHDNSTLFAKMRVYDGESLKESDPKARSVQEYKDAAGVDEGMDGISTRFAFKVLAATFNHDTAEVGADPVHLMYTLEQSIRREQLPDETEKRHLEFIKAELVPRYAEFIGHEIQKAYLESYSDYGQNLFDRYVDYADAWIEDQDFKDPDTGQMLDRELLNQELTKIEKPAGIANPKDFRNEIVKFSLRSRAQNGGKNPTWTSYEKIREVIEKRIFSQVEDLLPVISFGSKRDGETEKKHGEFVDRMVDRGYTERQVRRLVEWYMRVKQAG
- a CDS encoding YeaH/YhbH family protein, with protein sequence MHIVDRRLNPGSKSLENRQRFLRRAKALVQRAVKDTSQNRSIKDVLEGGEVSIPLDGTSEPRFRRSAGTRDHVLPGNKKFIEGDVLPRSGESGGRPKEAGEGDSEDAFRFVLTREEFLDLFLDDLELPDLAKRKLAEAEHEGIRRAGYSIAGSPANLSVSRTVKLATARRIALRRPRPETIEELEAELAACDDEERRIALQAQIATLKSKIKRIPFIDPIDIRYRRFETVPKPVAQAVMFCLMDVSGSMSEHMKDLAKRFYMLLYVFLTRRYKHVEIVFIRHTDRAEEVDEETFFRGPASGGTLVSSALQAMHEIVRTRFRPADWNIYAAQSSDGDNSYSDGDVTGRILTELLLPVTQYFAYLEVSESGGPMDMPDSALWTLYQRLSNEGAPLSMRKVSDRSEIFPVFRDLFQKRGKQERATP